CAGGGTTCTAGTGAAAGACAAACCCCTTAAATCCTTCCCACAAAAAAAAGGAAATACCTTAAAAAATCCTCGCCTAAAAGCCCAATTTTACCGTGAATGAGTTTCACGGTAAACTAGGGCTTAATCTTTGTCCTCGGGTTTCTTGTCCTTTTCCCCCTCACTCTTTTGCGCTGTTTTTTCTCTCTTGCCCTTTTTGTCCTTATAATCTGTGGCGTACCAGCCACTCCCCTTCAATTGAAAATTGGTGAGGGAGATGACTCGTTGTAATTTCCCCGAACAGTATTTGCATTCTTGTAGTGGTTCGTCCGTGATCTTCTGCATCACCTCAAATTCCCGACCACAATTGGTGCATTGATACTCGTAGATAGGCACTTTGCTCTCACCTTTAATAAAAAAAATAATTTCTAGTTCCACCTTTGTCAAGGATACAGATGTGCCATATTCTCTTGACATTATGATCGATGCTGTGTTATTTTATACAAAAAATATGCGGGTGGAAGGAGAGGGTATGAGAACCATAAGGATCGCCTTGGCCCAGATCAACACCACATTGGGGGATCTAGAGGGAAACGCTCAGAAGATAGTAGAGGGGATCCAAAGGGCCAGAGAGATGGGGGTGGATCTGCTCGCCTTTCCTGAACTGGCCATCACGGGCTACCCCCCTGAGGACCTCCTCCTCATGCCCAGATTTGTCCAGCAAAACCTAGAGGTCCTGCGCAAGATAGTGGAGACCGCCAGGGGGCTCACTGTCTTGGTGGGCTTTATAAACAAAACGGACGACATCTATAATGCCGCGGCCCTGATCCACGATGGGGAACTGGTGGATATCTATCACAAGGTCTCTCTGCCCAATTACGGCGTCTTCGATGAGGACCGCTATTTTCAGGCGGGGAAAGAGGCGCTGATCTTTGAACTAAAGGGGGTGAAGGTAGGCGTGAGTATATGCGAGGATATATGGCACGCCGGTGACCCCCTGAAGACCGAGACCTTGGTCGGCGACGCCGAGATCGTGGTAAACATCTCTGCCTCCCCCTTCTACGCTGGCAAAAGGGGGTTCCGCCAACAGATGATCTCCACCCGGGCCATGGATAATACGGCAGTCATCGCATATGTCAATATGGTGGGGGGGCAAGATGAACTGGTCTTCGACGGCAACAGCATGATCGTCGATCAAAGGGGAGAATTGATCGCCCAGGCCCATTCTTTGGAGGAGGACTTTCTGGTAGCCAATTTAGACGTGGACATGGTCTTCATGACCAGGCTACATGATCCCCGCAGGAGAAAGGAAAAGCTCACCTTCCCCTCAGACCACATCACCTTGAAGACTTTGAGCCTGACCGAGCTGAAAAAAGAGGTAGATCCCCTTCCAGCCCTCGAAAAACACCAACCGATCCAGTACGATAACTTGGGGGAGGTCTATCGGGCCTTGGTGTTGGGGACCCGCGATTATGTCCAGAAAAATGGCTTCCATGAGGTGCTTATTGGACTCAGCGGGGGGATAGACTCCTCGTTGGTGGCCGCTATAGCCGTCGATGCCCTGGAAAGAGATAATGTCACAGGTGTGGCCATGCCCTCCCTCTATACCGCCAAGGAGAGCCTGGATGATGCCCAGAGGCTGGCCGATAACCTGAAGATAAAGTTGCTGAGGATCCCCATCTCCTCCATCTTTGACTCCTATCTGGAGACCTTAAGGCCCCACTTTCAAGGGGTGAAGGAGGATGCCACGGAAGAAAACATCCAGGCCAGGATCAGGGGAAACATCCTCATGGCCCTCTCCAACAGATTCGGCTCATTGGTCCTGACCACCGGCAACAAGAGTGAGCTCAGCACGGGCTACTGCACCCTCTACGGAGATATGGCCGGGGGATTCGCAGTGATAAAGGATTGTCCCAAGACCTTGGTCTCTCAGTTGGCGGGCTATAAGAACAAGAAGGAGGACAAGGAGGTCATCCCTGCCCGCATCATCCAGAAGGAGCCCTCGGCTGAACTGCGCCCCAACCAGAAGGATACCGACACCTTGCCTCCCTATAACATATTGGACCCCATCCTCCAGGCCTATGTGGAGGAGGACAAAGGGGCAGATGACGTAGTGGGCCTTGGCTTTTCCAAAGAGGTGGTCAGGGATGTCATCGAAAAGGTGGACCGCAACGAATATAAAAGGCGGCAGGCCCCGCCGGGGATCAAGATCACCCCCCGGGCCCTGGGCAAAGACAGGCGCCTCCCCATAACCAACAGGTATAGGAACTTTTAAGGCGATCCCTCTCCGCCTCTATCCCTAAACCAACGCACGAACCTCTCAATCCCCTCCTCTATACCCACCTGGGGATCATAGCCCAGGAGGCGTCGGGCCTTGGAGATATCGGCATAGGTGATGGGGACATCCCCGGGCTGTTCGGGTAACTCCTCAACCTCGGCCTCCTTGCCCAAGGCATCTTCCAAGAGGGAGATGAGCTCCCGCAAGGGGACGGTGAAGGATTCCCCCAGGTTAAAGATGTCATAGCCCCGCAGGTTTCTCACCGCCCCCATCACCCCTTCAATGATATCATCGATGTAGGTATAATCCCGGCGCGATGTACCATCACCGTAAACAGGGATTCTCTCCCCCTGGTGGATGAGGCGGGTGAACTTGTGGATGACCATCTCAGGGCGCTGGCAGGGGCCATATACAGTGAAGAACCTCAGACAGAAGACGTTCAGCCCAAAGAGGCAATGGTAGGCGTAACAGAAGAGTTCCCCTGCCCTCTTTGTCACGGCATAAGGGGAGATCATCGCCTCCAATCTATCATCCTCGGAAAAGGGGACCTTGCGGTTTCTGCCATAGACGGATGAGGAGGAACCGAAGATGAGGTTCAAGACGCCGGAATCCCGACAGACCTCCAGGAGATTCAGCGTCCCCTTGACGTTTACCTCCTCATAGAGGATGGGATGCTGGATAGAGGGCCTCACCCCCGCCCTGGCCGCCAGGTGGATTATCAGATCAAAGGATGATCTCCTGAACAGATCCTCCAGAAACCCCTTGTCCCTGATATCACCCTCCACCAACTGAAATTCCCCGTCCCCTTTGGTTGAGTTGATCTCCTCTATATTCCTTCTCTTTATCGCCGGGTCGTAAAAAGGGTCGAAATTGTCCAGGCAGACAACTCCATCCCCCTCCCGCAGGAGGCGCTGGCAGAGGTGCGAACCAATAAAACCAGCCCCACCAGTGACCAAGACCCGCTTCATGGACGCCTGTAATCCCTTATGGCTTGCCGCCTGTTTCCCTTTCGTCTCCATCTCCATCCAATTGCTGGAGCATGGGGAGAAATACAGTTACCTGACCATCCTTTTTGCGATCCATCAGGATGACGCTCATGCTCGTATAGATGTACCCCAGGACCTCCCCCTTATAGTTGACGATATTGAGGGCCCGCGGCTCAAAGGCAAGCCCCCAGGTGCGATCGATGTATTGATCCTCCAGACGCCTGATGGCGTATATAATCTCCTCCTCGCTGAGGGGTGATTCCCAGAACCTGCATGGAAGGTGGTAGTCGTCTTTGGGATCAAAAAGGAGCGCTGTGGGGGCCTCCTCAACCCCTGCCGAGTAGACGTCAAATGCATTGAAGAACTCCCGATCAAAGGCCCTTATCTTGACTGTCACCTCTGGGTTCACAGAGAGGTTCTTCGCCTGACCAAATGAAAGGTTAAGGGGGATAGAGGTAAAGACCAAGGAGATAAGGAAAAAGTTTATGATCATCTTTTTCACCTTCAAGACCTCCTCTTATTTTTTCTGGCTATAATTTTCGGTCCTTTGATTATCTTTATCCATTTTAACATAAAATTTTGAGGGCAAACAGCAGGGTTAAGGCGACGGTTTTGCGAAGCAAAAAATTCCGCATAATCGGCTCACGAAAAGGCATCAGACCGGCTTTCCGAAACCCCCAAAAATCGAAAACAATAACACAAGGATTAACGCTTGAATGATCCAGCCGATGATGCAAACCCCTACAGCGCGTAATGTGCTCCGATAGTCAAGGGCTTGCCTTACCGCTGTTCGATGGCCACCATCAGCAGGACCAGCAGGATACCACCTAGAAGGCAGAAAACTGCTATCCTAAGCCACCAAGGTACAACTGGATCGTCGGCAACGATCACGTATCATGGTATCCCGGCAAATATTGCAGTGAAGAGCCCGAGTACGAAGGCCAGCGAGCCGATCAGTCGAAGTGTCTTCATAATTCCTCCTTTTGCAATTGTCAAGAATCGCAATCCAAAATGTCAGTTAACGCTTTGCACGTTTGCGAAGTGCCGCCAAAGCTATCAGCCGATGTGCTAATTATGTGTCTATTTAAGTTCAAAACTTACTCTGACCCTTGCGTTGACACTGATCTGACCAAGGGCAATACTACTTCCGGTTTCCAAAGGACCTCCACTGACATTTTGCATTACATTTTGGGCCATTCTCCTTCCACCTCCCCACCGTGACCCCCACCAGCTATTATACCAATGCCACCAACCAGAATGTTCCTCACGAATGGTGTGAGGCTTGCCTATCTTTTGTCCAAGCTCCTTGGCCAAATCTTTTGCCTTTTCCTTGGCAGCCCTGATCGCAAGGGCACGTGCTTGGTCACGATACTCGCGGAGTTTTGTAGTCCGAAACTGGACTCCATGAACATAGTTGGCACCGGCTTCGAGAGCACTGCTGAGAAGATCTTCAAACTTAGAGATATCTCTCAATCGAAAAACGATTGTCTTTCGTACAAAATAACCGATGAAGTTTTCGCGTGTATACCCATCTTTATACCGTGGTTCAATGCTGATGTGGTCTGTCTGAACATGTTTTGGTTCTATTTTGTACTTCTTGGCCAGAGCAAGGACCTTCTGTACCCATTTGTCATTTTGCCTTTTCGCTATGGCAAGATCTTTATCCCATGTCTCCACTCCGAAGGTAAGAATGACCTCATCAGGAGCAACCCTGACCTCGGCATCACCAGTAACGGTAATGAGGCGTGGCCCTGGCTTATCTGCTGCACAAGCGGAAAATGAGAAAGCCAAAATGAGGACAAAAACAACAACACCCCTTCTCATGATTCCATGCATCACTCATCCCTCCTTTCCTGATAAATTATCAGCATGTATGTTAACGTTCCAGCATAAAAGATGTTTTTGCGAAGCAAAAATTCAGGTGAGTGCCGTAAGGCACGAACCTTTTATGCTGTGTTAGATGCTGCGACGTCGAACAGCTTCCTCTATCCATTCTCTTGCTTGTACTTCGTTTGTGAGCATTCGGACATCATTATTCTCGATTTCAGCCATACAAGCACTAAAAACTACACGTATATCATCAGTATGTGCATGTGGGTGCAACGGATCAACGAAAAAGACAACAATATGGCACCGACCAAACAGGATTTCTGTCGCAATCTCAATATCCCCGCCTTTTATCCCAGATAGGCACCTCCTGACTTTATTGAGTTCGCGTAGCTTCTTACAAGCGTTTTCGACATCTTGCCCTGTGGTTCCGGTTGCTAAAATATACCGGAACTTACTTAACTCATTTTCATATTGAATAGCAAAATCAACCATCCGGCTTTTCATCGCATCATGGGCAATCAATGCTATTGTCTGTTTTTCAAACTGCGTGGTCCAAAACTCTTCAGAGTGCCTCTCACGTTTTGGTGATCTAACTTTGTAATATTTCTTGTTATATTCAAGTTCTGCCTCAGGCCAAGGGTTATCTGCCTCAGGGGTGCCCAAAGCTATCTTCAACGGTATTTCTTGAGGGTTTCGTCTAATGTCCCTTTTGGCCTCGTCACGAAACCAAGCCCTTACAGATTCAGCATTCATTAATCGCTTAGCATTCCATAGATCACAAAGCCGCATCATGGCAAGATGCTCCGGGTTGAGCCAGTGTACTGTAATCGGGCTCAAAAAAGGCCAAATAATACTACATTGACGTTGTACAATTAGGTTAGCCAAAATCGTTACACCACCCTTCTTTCGATCAGGCAGAACTGTTGCATTGGATTTTATAAAGTTGCTTACGTCTTTTCTTATAGGTTTTAGGTCTCGTCTGGGCGGAACCTCTGTATCCTTTCCGAGCACTAAACGACTGAAAGTGCCTCCAGTGAAGAAAAAGTGAAACTCGCTCAACCTTTTCTTGTTGTTATTGTAAAGTTCCTCGAATAGGCAAGCCAACTCGTTATTTTTTCTGACACTGTCATGGCTCGTAAGGACTGCAATCAGTGTTTTTCTAACTTTATCCATCTCAAACACCTCTTTGTTTTTTCTCCTCTACTAATAAGAACAAGACGCCGTGGCATCGGGGCGGGTAAGCGAAGTTCGCTGCAAGGAAAGCTTGCTTTCATTCCTGCGGAAGATAAGCGTATTTGAGTAAGCGAAGTGTCCCGCAAACACGCTGATAATAATTAAAAAATGAGTTTTTCCACCGCCAAAAGGGGGCTAGAGCGGCAAAGACATCCATGGTGGGTTTGCCCTCAAGTATGTCTCTGTGAGGTATGGCTATAGTTGAAAAGGGTTTCATTTCTCTACCTCCTTAGCTTTTTGAACAAAATCTTTTACAATATCTAACAATTTAACTATCTCCGCAAGTTCATCCTCTTTAATTTTATAGTATTCGTGAGCTATCAGATTTCTTAAAAACATCAGCCTTTTTGTAGCATTGAATATTTCATCCACCATCATCTGGTTTCGATGAAGCAGCTCAAATATTTCCCTGTAAGTTGACGGAAAGCCAAATCGCTTCTTGGTGACTATGTATTCCCCAATTTCAATAAGCGCATTCACAGCCTGAAAACATTCCATGGCAAGTGTGTTATATACAAGATAATCCGCAATATCTTTCTCAGTCAATTTTTTTGCATTCTCAAAGTGGTTCTCAAATCTAAGAATGTTTTCCAAAAGCTTCATCTTAACACCTCTGATGCTATTCTTTGGTAAATCCATGAAGTCTCCAAGTAATTCCTCAAAACTTCCAATTTTTTCTCAAAGAGATATTCCTCATCTCTACTGAAGATCTCTCTTCCATATTTTAAGACTTCAAACTGGATATGAACTGGAAGACGGTGGAAGAGCACAACATCAATTTCTTGGGAATATAGGCTTCCGATTTCAGCCTCTGCTTCAGGATCAGGATTCTTCAGAATTACTGCTATGTCCACATCAGATAATGGTTTTTCTGTATCTTTTGCATAAGAACCAAAGAGAAATACTGCTACTGCTTTGGAACAGGTTTTTATCTGCTCCACTATCTTCTCCAACAATCCTTCGAGTATATCCGCATCGGATATTGTTTTGATTGAGAAATTCCTCATTTTCCCACCTCTCTTTTAATAAAATCTTCCAAGTCTGTTTCAAATCTATCCTTGAAAGCCTTTTCTGCAAGTTTTTTAAATTCTGGCTCAATATAAAGTATTTCTGCTGTGTGTTTGCCAAGTTTCGGAGTCAAAACACTCTGCCCATTTACATAGACAATATGAGATGCCCAGGGTTTACCCCGTGAGATATCTTCTCCTATCTCACGGGGTGAAAGTTCTTTGATGATAAATTCCTTATCTCCTTTAAACTCATCCTCGCTCCAATTATCTTTGTATTCTCTCCAGACAATAGCTATATCCTTTCCCTCTTTTTCACCAAGAAAGGAAGCCATCAAGGAGTTTCTTCCTTTATATTACAAAGGAATTTTACAGGGGACGAAAAGAAAAGACCTTTTTGCCAAAGGTCTCAACATGAAAACGGATTGCAGACTCTGCTACAATCTTATATTGCCTCATAAAATCCCCCCTTCTCTGATACTTCACAATAACAATGGTACCATATTCTTTGATTTTTCAAGAGCGAGAATATTCCTTTCAGCCTCCCTTTTCGCTACAAAATTTTCCCACAAT
Above is a genomic segment from Deltaproteobacteria bacterium containing:
- a CDS encoding zinc ribbon domain-containing protein; amino-acid sequence: MPIYEYQCTNCGREFEVMQKITDEPLQECKYCSGKLQRVISLTNFQLKGSGWYATDYKDKKGKREKTAQKSEGEKDKKPEDKD
- a CDS encoding methylglyoxal synthase, with translation MDKVRKTLIAVLTSHDSVRKNNELACLFEELYNNNKKRLSEFHFFFTGGTFSRLVLGKDTEVPPRRDLKPIRKDVSNFIKSNATVLPDRKKGGVTILANLIVQRQCSIIWPFLSPITVHWLNPEHLAMMRLCDLWNAKRLMNAESVRAWFRDEAKRDIRRNPQEIPLKIALGTPEADNPWPEAELEYNKKYYKVRSPKRERHSEEFWTTQFEKQTIALIAHDAMKSRMVDFAIQYENELSKFRYILATGTTGQDVENACKKLRELNKVRRCLSGIKGGDIEIATEILFGRCHIVVFFVDPLHPHAHTDDIRVVFSACMAEIENNDVRMLTNEVQAREWIEEAVRRRSI
- a CDS encoding SIMPL domain-containing protein (The SIMPL domain is named for its presence in mouse protein SIMPL (signalling molecule that associates with mouse pelle-like kinase). Bacterial member BP26, from Brucella, was shown to assemble into a channel-like structure, while YggE from E. coli has been associated with resistance to oxidative stress.), producing the protein MHGIMRRGVVVFVLILAFSFSACAADKPGPRLITVTGDAEVRVAPDEVILTFGVETWDKDLAIAKRQNDKWVQKVLALAKKYKIEPKHVQTDHISIEPRYKDGYTRENFIGYFVRKTIVFRLRDISKFEDLLSSALEAGANYVHGVQFRTTKLREYRDQARALAIRAAKEKAKDLAKELGQKIGKPHTIREEHSGWWHWYNSWWGSRWGGGRRMAQNVMQNVSGGPLETGSSIALGQISVNARVRVSFELK
- a CDS encoding nucleotidyltransferase domain-containing protein, with the protein product MRNFSIKTISDADILEGLLEKIVEQIKTCSKAVAVFLFGSYAKDTEKPLSDVDIAVILKNPDPEAEAEIGSLYSQEIDVVLFHRLPVHIQFEVLKYGREIFSRDEEYLFEKKLEVLRNYLETSWIYQRIASEVLR
- a CDS encoding DUF86 domain-containing protein, whose amino-acid sequence is MDLPKNSIRGVKMKLLENILRFENHFENAKKLTEKDIADYLVYNTLAMECFQAVNALIEIGEYIVTKKRFGFPSTYREIFELLHRNQMMVDEIFNATKRLMFLRNLIAHEYYKIKEDELAEIVKLLDIVKDFVQKAKEVEK
- a CDS encoding NAD+ synthase, yielding MRTIRIALAQINTTLGDLEGNAQKIVEGIQRAREMGVDLLAFPELAITGYPPEDLLLMPRFVQQNLEVLRKIVETARGLTVLVGFINKTDDIYNAAALIHDGELVDIYHKVSLPNYGVFDEDRYFQAGKEALIFELKGVKVGVSICEDIWHAGDPLKTETLVGDAEIVVNISASPFYAGKRGFRQQMISTRAMDNTAVIAYVNMVGGQDELVFDGNSMIVDQRGELIAQAHSLEEDFLVANLDVDMVFMTRLHDPRRRKEKLTFPSDHITLKTLSLTELKKEVDPLPALEKHQPIQYDNLGEVYRALVLGTRDYVQKNGFHEVLIGLSGGIDSSLVAAIAVDALERDNVTGVAMPSLYTAKESLDDAQRLADNLKIKLLRIPISSIFDSYLETLRPHFQGVKEDATEENIQARIRGNILMALSNRFGSLVLTTGNKSELSTGYCTLYGDMAGGFAVIKDCPKTLVSQLAGYKNKKEDKEVIPARIIQKEPSAELRPNQKDTDTLPPYNILDPILQAYVEEDKGADDVVGLGFSKEVVRDVIEKVDRNEYKRRQAPPGIKITPRALGKDRRLPITNRYRNF
- a CDS encoding GDP-mannose 4,6-dehydratase — translated: MKRVLVTGGAGFIGSHLCQRLLREGDGVVCLDNFDPFYDPAIKRRNIEEINSTKGDGEFQLVEGDIRDKGFLEDLFRRSSFDLIIHLAARAGVRPSIQHPILYEEVNVKGTLNLLEVCRDSGVLNLIFGSSSSVYGRNRKVPFSEDDRLEAMISPYAVTKRAGELFCYAYHCLFGLNVFCLRFFTVYGPCQRPEMVIHKFTRLIHQGERIPVYGDGTSRRDYTYIDDIIEGVMGAVRNLRGYDIFNLGESFTVPLRELISLLEDALGKEAEVEELPEQPGDVPITYADISKARRLLGYDPQVGIEEGIERFVRWFRDRGGEGSP